Proteins from a genomic interval of Pirellulales bacterium:
- a CDS encoding site-specific DNA-methyltransferase, with protein sequence MARSWDQVVTTDCLAGFKNLAEGSIDLVFADPPFNIGYDYDVYHDKLESDRYIHWCRDWMAEIHRVLKADGSFWLAIGDEYAAELKVEATRQLGFTCRSWVVWYYTFGVNCKTKFSRSHAHLFYFVKDAEKFTFNDQEVRVPSARQLVYGDRRAAAKGRLPDDTWILRPQDLPEGFQADEDTWYFPRVCGTFKERAGWHGCQMPEQLLGRILRACSQPGEVVLDPFSGSGTTLAVAKKLDRRYFGFELSPDYAENVRTRLAAIKVGDPLVGAAEPTVSAPSTANGRRLADVTQPYAPKKSRAKAAPRQQKLPGV encoded by the coding sequence GTGGCACGAAGCTGGGATCAAGTAGTCACGACCGACTGTCTGGCCGGGTTCAAAAATCTGGCCGAGGGCTCGATCGATCTCGTTTTTGCCGATCCGCCCTTCAACATCGGCTACGACTACGACGTCTATCACGACAAGCTCGAGAGCGATCGTTACATCCACTGGTGCCGCGACTGGATGGCCGAGATCCATCGCGTGCTCAAGGCCGACGGCAGCTTCTGGCTGGCGATTGGTGACGAGTATGCCGCGGAACTCAAGGTCGAGGCCACGCGGCAACTCGGCTTCACCTGCCGCAGTTGGGTCGTCTGGTATTACACGTTCGGCGTGAACTGTAAGACGAAGTTCAGCCGCTCGCACGCGCACTTGTTCTACTTCGTCAAAGACGCCGAGAAGTTCACCTTCAACGATCAGGAGGTGCGCGTCCCCTCGGCGCGGCAGTTGGTGTATGGCGATCGCCGCGCGGCCGCCAAGGGACGCTTGCCGGACGATACCTGGATCTTGCGTCCGCAGGATCTGCCCGAGGGCTTTCAGGCGGACGAAGACACGTGGTACTTCCCCCGTGTCTGTGGCACGTTCAAGGAACGCGCCGGCTGGCATGGCTGCCAGATGCCCGAGCAACTGTTGGGACGCATCCTTCGCGCGTGCAGCCAGCCGGGCGAAGTCGTGCTCGATCCTTTCTCGGGCAGCGGCACCACCTTGGCCGTGGCGAAGAAGCTCGATCGGCGTTACTTTGGCTTCGAGCTTTCGCCCGACTACGCCGAAAACGTCCGCACGCGGCTCGCCGCGATCAAGGTCGGCGATCCGCTGGTCGGAGCCGCCGAACCAACCGTGAGTGCGCCGAGCACGGCCAACGGTCGACGGCTGGCCGACGTCACCCAGCCCTACGCCCCAAAGAAGTCTCGCGCCAAGGCCGCCCCACGCCAGCAAAAACTCCCCGGCGTGTGA
- a CDS encoding sugar phosphate isomerase/epimerase — MKFAICNETFLDWPFERAFAFARECGYSGIEIAPFTIDTDARRISAAKRDEVRRQAAAADLTVVGLHWLLAKTEGFYLTSADRAVRQRTADYLSELARLCRDLGGSILVLGSPQQRNVVPGMTMDEAFAHATDVLTAALPAFEAQEVVLAVEPLGPAEGNFLNTAAEGVRLIEMVGSPHCRLHLDCKAMSSESIPIPELIREHSARMVHFHANDPNKLGPGFGELDFLPIFEALGQVDYQGWVSVEVFDYSPGIERLAQESIDYMRACLEQLAER; from the coding sequence ATGAAATTCGCCATCTGCAACGAGACGTTCCTCGACTGGCCCTTCGAGCGGGCCTTTGCCTTTGCGCGCGAGTGCGGCTACTCGGGCATCGAGATCGCCCCCTTCACGATCGATACCGACGCACGCCGCATCTCGGCGGCCAAGCGCGACGAGGTTCGCCGCCAGGCCGCGGCCGCCGATCTCACGGTCGTCGGCTTGCACTGGCTGCTGGCCAAGACCGAAGGATTTTACCTGACCAGCGCCGATCGTGCCGTACGTCAGCGAACGGCGGACTATCTCAGTGAACTGGCGCGTCTCTGTCGCGATTTGGGGGGCTCGATCCTGGTGCTCGGTTCGCCGCAACAACGCAACGTCGTGCCGGGCATGACCATGGACGAGGCCTTCGCGCACGCCACCGATGTCCTTACCGCGGCGTTACCGGCGTTCGAAGCACAGGAAGTCGTCCTGGCAGTTGAACCGTTAGGGCCGGCCGAAGGCAACTTTCTGAACACCGCCGCCGAAGGAGTGAGGCTGATCGAAATGGTCGGCTCGCCCCACTGTCGCCTGCACCTCGACTGCAAGGCGATGTCGAGCGAATCGATTCCGATTCCCGAGCTGATCCGCGAGCATTCCGCGCGGATGGTTCATTTCCACGCCAACGATCCCAACAAGCTGGGGCCCGGGTTTGGCGAGCTCGATTTTCTGCCGATCTTCGAGGCCCTGGGGCAGGTCGATTACCAGGGCTGGGTTTCGGTCGAGGTGTTCGACTACTCGCCCGGCATCGAGCGGCTGGCGCAAGAGAGCATCGACTATATGCGCGCTTGTCTCGAGCAGCTTGCCGAGCGTTGA
- a CDS encoding redoxin domain-containing protein yields MNSINWRAWLYCVCGSVTTLCAAETPDAVPPAPPAAAEVSATPGEAPSAEGSPDVTQPPAGHSLHGDSFNAGPRQAAYEMAGTGRIDFPITTNDPRAQQFFVQGIGQLHGFWYFEAERAFRQALAYDPDCAMAYWGLALANRENADRAQAFLREAVQRKSQVSANEALWIDALDHLLNPPDKQPKHETWRTFIRDLEKIVHADPQAVEPQAFLAWAIWQGAREGVPINSHEATDALLQQVIARQPDHAGVHHYTVHLWDEEKPERALWAAAGIGPAAPGIAHMWHMAGHTYDKLKRYSDAAWQQEASARVDHAYLQRDRVMPYQIHNYAHNQEWCVRSLSHIGRASDARQLARNLIELPRHPKHNRVSDGRSAAGFGRARLLELLARYELWNDALALTTTSYLEPTEDKSDQARRWHLIALAQLGTGDLPASRETLASLEAIAPPAATPPETANPTEAQPAEPPAPSSPDAAPPATSEAKPADSPEEAKQQEEEEKKRQEEEKRERERREREEKQLRETVERYAQEIKAWLALAEGRAEEALPELEKIEGLSKERLARAYLSAGKNDQAIETARAAVEGNQGDVLALATLVEVLHGAGCSAEAKEAFERLRAIGAQVELTTPPMRRLQPIAESLGFGSDWRPAYEPPADVGPRPDFDTLGPFTWQPQLASAWKLADAAGREISLADYRGKPVVVIFYLGIGCLHCVEQLEAFAPLAPEYATAGIELIGISTDGPELLRQSHERFAKSNEEGKFPFLLLSDAALSTFKQYRAYDDFEQLPLHGTFLIDGDGRVRWQDIGYEPFQDAKFLLEEAKRLLAVSPDDTGH; encoded by the coding sequence ATGAACTCGATCAATTGGCGCGCCTGGCTCTATTGTGTGTGTGGCAGCGTTACCACGCTGTGCGCGGCGGAAACGCCCGATGCGGTCCCCCCTGCCCCGCCCGCCGCGGCCGAGGTTTCCGCCACCCCGGGCGAAGCGCCGTCCGCCGAAGGTAGCCCCGACGTCACGCAGCCTCCCGCCGGGCACTCGCTGCATGGCGATTCGTTCAATGCAGGGCCGCGTCAGGCCGCTTACGAAATGGCCGGGACGGGACGCATCGATTTTCCCATCACGACGAACGATCCCCGCGCGCAACAGTTCTTCGTGCAGGGGATCGGCCAGTTGCATGGCTTCTGGTACTTCGAGGCCGAACGGGCCTTTCGCCAGGCGCTGGCGTATGACCCCGACTGCGCAATGGCCTATTGGGGGCTGGCGCTGGCCAATCGCGAGAACGCGGACCGAGCCCAGGCGTTCCTGCGCGAGGCCGTGCAGCGCAAGTCGCAAGTTTCGGCCAACGAAGCGTTGTGGATCGACGCGCTCGACCACCTGCTGAATCCCCCCGACAAGCAGCCCAAGCACGAGACGTGGCGCACGTTCATTCGCGATCTCGAAAAGATCGTGCATGCCGATCCGCAGGCGGTCGAGCCGCAGGCGTTTCTCGCCTGGGCCATCTGGCAAGGTGCCCGCGAAGGAGTCCCCATCAACAGTCACGAGGCCACCGACGCGCTGCTGCAGCAGGTGATCGCGCGCCAGCCGGACCACGCCGGGGTCCACCATTACACGGTGCATCTCTGGGATGAAGAAAAGCCGGAGCGTGCCCTGTGGGCGGCGGCGGGCATCGGCCCGGCGGCCCCCGGCATCGCCCACATGTGGCATATGGCCGGCCATACCTACGACAAGCTAAAGCGCTATTCCGATGCCGCCTGGCAGCAAGAGGCTTCGGCCCGCGTCGATCACGCCTACCTACAGCGCGACCGCGTCATGCCCTACCAGATTCACAACTACGCGCACAATCAGGAGTGGTGCGTCCGCAGCTTGAGCCACATCGGTCGAGCGAGCGACGCGCGGCAGTTGGCACGCAACCTGATCGAGTTGCCGCGACACCCGAAGCACAACCGTGTGAGCGATGGCCGCAGCGCGGCGGGCTTCGGCCGTGCTCGGCTTCTCGAGTTGCTCGCACGCTACGAATTATGGAACGACGCGCTCGCCTTGACGACGACTTCCTACCTCGAACCCACGGAAGACAAGTCCGACCAGGCCAGACGCTGGCACCTGATCGCGCTGGCACAACTCGGCACGGGCGACTTGCCAGCGTCGCGCGAGACGCTAGCCAGCCTCGAGGCGATCGCTCCGCCGGCTGCCACGCCCCCTGAAACGGCGAATCCGACTGAAGCCCAGCCGGCGGAGCCCCCTGCCCCGTCGTCGCCCGATGCGGCGCCCCCTGCGACGAGCGAGGCAAAGCCCGCCGATTCGCCCGAAGAAGCCAAGCAGCAAGAAGAAGAGGAAAAGAAACGCCAGGAAGAAGAGAAACGCGAACGCGAACGACGCGAACGCGAAGAAAAGCAACTCCGCGAAACCGTCGAGCGTTATGCGCAGGAGATTAAAGCCTGGCTCGCGCTGGCCGAAGGCCGCGCGGAAGAAGCGCTGCCAGAGCTGGAAAAGATCGAGGGTCTGTCGAAGGAACGATTGGCTCGCGCGTACTTGTCGGCGGGCAAAAACGACCAGGCCATCGAAACAGCTCGTGCCGCGGTCGAGGGCAACCAGGGAGACGTTCTCGCGCTGGCGACCCTGGTCGAGGTCCTGCACGGCGCCGGTTGTTCGGCCGAAGCGAAGGAGGCGTTCGAACGTTTGCGGGCGATCGGCGCCCAGGTCGAGTTGACGACCCCGCCCATGCGACGTTTGCAGCCGATTGCCGAGTCGCTCGGCTTCGGCTCCGATTGGCGCCCGGCGTACGAACCGCCGGCGGATGTCGGACCGCGTCCCGATTTCGACACGCTGGGGCCCTTCACGTGGCAGCCGCAACTCGCGTCGGCCTGGAAACTGGCCGATGCCGCAGGCCGAGAGATATCGCTGGCCGATTATCGGGGCAAGCCGGTCGTGGTGATCTTCTACCTGGGTATCGGCTGCCTACACTGCGTCGAGCAACTCGAAGCCTTCGCGCCGTTGGCCCCCGAGTACGCCACGGCTGGGATCGAACTCATCGGCATCAGTACCGACGGACCAGAACTTTTGCGCCAGTCGCACGAACGATTCGCCAAGTCGAACGAAGAGGGAAAGTTCCCCTTTCTCTTGCTCTCTGATGCGGCGTTGAGCACGTTCAAGCAATACCGCGCGTACGACGACTTCGAGCAGTTGCCCTTGCACGGCACGTTCTTGATCGACGGCGATGGTCGCGTCCGCTGGCAGGACATCGGCTACGAGCCCTTCCAGGACGCGAAGTTCCTGCTGGAAGAGGCGAAGCGATTGCTGGCCGTATCGCCGGATGACACGGGGCATTGA
- a CDS encoding trypsin-like peptidase domain-containing protein gives MLRPFFVWMGALAWLSLLAPLFAAEPDQAPSTSDAATVPTDVAELAARVRDSIVVITTTGRDGRPLGVGSGFILSAEGLIATNYHVIGDARPIRVELADGRKLEAVAVQAFDRKADLAIIRVDATGLQPLELGDSDAVRAGQPVMALGNPIGLERSVVAGVASATREIDGRPMIQLAMPIESGNSGGPVVDLEGRVLGIVTIKSIVTANLGFAVAVKQLRPLIEKPNPIPMARWLTIGQLRADQWQPVFGARWRQRAGRLVVDGLGEGFGGRSLCLAVRDVPEAPYELTVSVKLADESGAAGLAFDADGGDIHYGFYPTAGRLRLTRFNGPDVNSWTILAEEESDHYRPGDWNLLKVRRESDRLLCYVNDQLVIESREAALPPGKAGLAKFRDTAAEFKGFALERELPRLAPTEDVLTRLLPLIEEAASQEAGEDLITRLLPDANAGAMLLRRRARELAESARHLEELADAVRRAEALQVLERATNHADAEIDLVKTALLIARLDNDEIDVAAYEQAVADMAAEIKSSLVAESDESARLAALDRYLFEENGFHGSRTEYDNRANSYLNEVLDDREGLPLTLAVLYMELGRRLDLKIEGVPLPGHFIVRYVPSSGEPQLIDVFERGVRISREEAEDRVELATGAAAREAYFEAASHRAILVRLLRNLLGLSQQAGELDRARGYLDAILIVDEHELEARSVRAVLRFQSGDRAGAIADIDWLLEHGDAELDLDRVRQFRDYLENQP, from the coding sequence ATGCTGCGTCCCTTTTTCGTTTGGATGGGGGCTTTAGCCTGGCTGAGCCTGCTCGCACCGCTGTTTGCCGCCGAGCCCGATCAAGCACCTTCTACAAGCGACGCGGCGACCGTTCCCACCGACGTGGCCGAACTGGCTGCGCGGGTGCGCGATTCCATCGTGGTCATCACCACCACCGGCCGCGATGGCAGGCCCTTGGGAGTCGGTAGCGGCTTTATCCTCTCGGCCGAAGGCTTGATCGCCACGAACTATCATGTGATTGGCGATGCGCGGCCCATTCGCGTCGAGTTGGCCGATGGCCGCAAGCTCGAGGCCGTCGCCGTGCAGGCCTTCGATCGCAAGGCCGATCTAGCGATCATCCGTGTCGACGCCACCGGGTTGCAGCCACTCGAACTGGGCGATTCCGATGCCGTCCGCGCCGGGCAGCCGGTCATGGCACTGGGCAACCCGATCGGCCTCGAACGTAGCGTCGTCGCGGGAGTGGCCTCGGCCACGCGCGAGATCGATGGTCGTCCCATGATTCAACTCGCCATGCCCATCGAGTCGGGCAACAGCGGCGGGCCGGTGGTCGATCTCGAAGGACGCGTCTTGGGCATCGTGACGATCAAGTCGATCGTCACCGCGAATCTTGGGTTTGCCGTGGCGGTGAAACAATTGCGCCCGTTGATCGAGAAGCCCAACCCGATTCCCATGGCTCGCTGGCTGACCATCGGCCAACTCCGCGCGGATCAATGGCAGCCGGTCTTCGGCGCTCGTTGGCGGCAGCGGGCCGGGCGCCTGGTGGTCGATGGCTTGGGAGAAGGATTTGGCGGGCGTTCGTTATGCCTCGCCGTGCGCGACGTGCCCGAGGCCCCGTACGAACTGACCGTTTCGGTGAAGCTGGCCGACGAGTCAGGCGCGGCGGGCCTGGCATTCGATGCGGATGGAGGCGATATCCATTACGGGTTCTACCCAACCGCGGGGCGCTTGCGGTTGACGCGATTCAACGGACCCGATGTGAATAGCTGGACGATTCTCGCCGAGGAGGAATCGGACCACTACCGGCCCGGCGATTGGAACCTGCTCAAGGTGCGGCGCGAGAGCGATCGGCTGCTGTGCTACGTGAACGATCAACTCGTCATCGAATCGCGCGAGGCTGCGCTCCCCCCCGGCAAGGCCGGTTTGGCCAAGTTCCGCGACACGGCGGCGGAGTTCAAAGGCTTTGCCCTCGAACGCGAGTTGCCCCGACTCGCGCCGACGGAAGACGTGCTGACGCGTTTGTTGCCGCTGATCGAAGAGGCCGCCAGTCAAGAAGCTGGTGAAGATTTGATTACGCGACTCCTTCCCGATGCCAACGCCGGGGCCATGCTGCTGCGACGACGTGCGCGCGAACTGGCCGAATCAGCCAGGCATCTGGAGGAGTTGGCCGACGCCGTTCGCCGGGCCGAGGCCTTGCAGGTACTCGAACGGGCGACCAACCATGCCGATGCCGAGATCGACCTCGTCAAAACGGCGTTGCTCATTGCCCGGCTCGACAACGATGAAATCGACGTGGCCGCGTACGAGCAAGCAGTGGCCGATATGGCGGCCGAGATCAAGTCCTCGCTGGTGGCCGAGAGCGATGAGTCCGCCCGGCTGGCCGCGCTCGACCGCTACCTGTTCGAGGAAAATGGCTTTCACGGAAGTCGCACCGAGTACGACAATCGGGCCAACAGCTATCTCAACGAAGTGCTCGACGACCGCGAAGGTCTGCCCCTCACGCTGGCGGTGCTGTACATGGAATTGGGCCGGCGGCTCGATTTGAAGATCGAGGGGGTGCCGCTGCCAGGGCACTTTATCGTCCGCTACGTGCCCAGTTCGGGCGAGCCGCAGTTGATCGACGTCTTCGAACGCGGAGTACGAATCTCACGCGAAGAGGCGGAAGATCGTGTCGAGTTGGCCACCGGCGCCGCGGCGCGCGAGGCGTATTTCGAAGCCGCCTCGCATCGTGCCATTCTCGTGCGTCTGCTGCGCAATCTATTGGGGCTCAGCCAGCAGGCGGGCGAGTTGGACCGCGCGCGAGGGTATCTCGACGCGATCCTCATCGTCGACGAGCACGAGCTAGAGGCCCGCTCCGTTCGCGCCGTGCTGCGATTCCAGTCGGGCGATCGCGCCGGCGCCATCGCCGACATCGATTGGCTGCTCGAGCATGGCGATGCCGAACTCGACCTGGATCGCGTGCGCCAATTCCGCGACTATCTCGAAAACCAACCCTGA
- a CDS encoding antibiotic biosynthesis monooxygenase encodes MIHVIATIELTPGSRSAFLQEFAALVPLVQAEEGCVEYGAAIDIPTLLPAQGPVRENAVIVVEKWRDLAALEAHLMAPHMLAYRGRVKAMVTSTQLQVLEPA; translated from the coding sequence ATGATTCACGTGATCGCGACCATCGAACTGACGCCGGGAAGCCGTTCGGCGTTCCTCCAGGAATTTGCGGCGCTGGTGCCGCTGGTGCAGGCCGAAGAGGGCTGCGTGGAATATGGCGCCGCGATCGATATTCCCACGTTGCTGCCCGCCCAGGGGCCGGTGCGCGAGAACGCGGTGATCGTCGTCGAGAAATGGCGCGATCTGGCCGCCTTGGAGGCGCATCTCATGGCGCCGCACATGCTGGCCTATCGGGGCCGCGTGAAAGCGATGGTCACCAGCACGCAATTGCAGGTGCTCGAACCCGCTTAA
- a CDS encoding DUF1598 domain-containing protein, with product MAFAPAPRARRKFWLAATSLAALLTGACFEASTLAQTTGVGFVTQPVGGVFVDANGVVGNAETDALGKLQQLRKSTLEQIPGDLNEPAELRKVSLRRLEAALAEHLKTGKPLPQEMQYLAGLQRIRYVFVYPEQQDIVLAGPAEGWRVEPHGAVVGATSGLPVMQLDDLVVALRSVNRQSPSAITCSIDPTADGMARLQTFVKGLREIGANPQVTMAALEEQLGPQQISVGGVPADSHFARVLVAADYRMKRLGMGFDPSPVPGMPSFLQMAKPGGNMMPRWWMAPNYEPMLRDADGLAWELRGASVKAMTEDAFFNEQGVRQTTGHASPVAQRWADTMTEKYDELALAEPIFAELRNVMDLAVVAALVAREDLTTKAGYSMPLLLDPSDLAAAKYPAPRQVDSVASFVKKGRNYVISVSGGVDINPWAITERSETNDSLDAVRTAQEAPAAANRWWWN from the coding sequence ATGGCATTCGCGCCGGCACCTCGTGCGCGCCGTAAATTCTGGCTCGCCGCCACTTCGCTTGCGGCCCTTCTCACAGGCGCTTGTTTCGAGGCCTCGACCCTGGCGCAGACGACCGGCGTCGGGTTCGTAACGCAGCCCGTGGGTGGTGTCTTCGTCGATGCCAATGGCGTCGTCGGCAATGCCGAGACCGACGCCCTCGGCAAGTTGCAGCAACTGCGCAAGTCGACCCTCGAGCAAATCCCCGGCGATCTGAACGAACCGGCGGAGCTGCGTAAGGTGTCGTTGCGTCGGCTGGAAGCGGCGCTGGCCGAGCACCTGAAGACGGGTAAGCCCCTGCCGCAAGAGATGCAGTACCTCGCCGGCTTGCAGCGCATTCGCTACGTGTTCGTCTATCCCGAACAGCAAGACATCGTGCTCGCCGGTCCGGCCGAAGGCTGGCGCGTCGAGCCGCATGGGGCGGTCGTTGGCGCCACGTCGGGTTTGCCCGTGATGCAACTCGACGATCTCGTGGTCGCCCTGCGCTCGGTGAATCGCCAGTCGCCGTCGGCCATTACCTGCTCGATCGACCCGACCGCCGACGGCATGGCACGATTGCAAACGTTCGTGAAGGGGCTGCGCGAGATCGGCGCAAACCCCCAGGTCACGATGGCGGCGCTCGAAGAGCAACTCGGCCCGCAACAGATTTCCGTCGGGGGCGTGCCGGCCGACAGTCACTTCGCCCGCGTGCTGGTGGCTGCCGACTACCGAATGAAACGTTTGGGCATGGGCTTCGATCCCTCGCCGGTGCCCGGGATGCCGAGCTTTCTGCAGATGGCCAAGCCGGGGGGCAACATGATGCCACGCTGGTGGATGGCCCCCAACTACGAGCCGATGCTGCGCGACGCCGACGGGTTGGCCTGGGAGCTGCGCGGCGCTTCGGTCAAGGCCATGACGGAAGATGCGTTCTTCAACGAGCAGGGCGTGCGTCAGACCACGGGCCATGCAAGTCCCGTGGCCCAGCGCTGGGCCGACACGATGACCGAGAAGTACGACGAGCTCGCCCTGGCCGAGCCGATCTTCGCCGAGTTGCGGAACGTGATGGATCTGGCCGTCGTGGCGGCCCTCGTCGCGCGCGAGGACCTGACGACCAAGGCCGGCTATAGCATGCCGCTGCTGCTCGATCCCTCGGATCTCGCCGCGGCCAAGTATCCCGCGCCGCGCCAGGTGGACAGTGTCGCCAGCTTCGTGAAGAAGGGGCGCAACTACGTGATCAGCGTCTCGGGCGGAGTCGACATCAATCCCTGGGCGATCACCGAGCGCAGCGAAACGAACGACTCGCTCGACGCCGTTCGCACGGCGCAAGAAGCCCCCGCCGCGGCCAATCGCTGGTGGTGGAATTAA